In the genome of Chryseobacterium sp. 52, the window ATGTTGTTTTGGATGAAATCAATTCCAGACCTAAGCCACTGGCTTTATATATATTCTCAGAAGACCCTAATTTTGCGGAAGATGTCCTGAACAGAACCACAAGTGGTGATGCAGAAATCAACAGTACCCTGATTCATGTGGGATCTCACTTTCTGCCTTTTGGAGGTGTCGGAACTTCAGGGATGGGAAAATACCATGGAAAATACAGTTTTGAAACCTTCAGCCATACCCGGTCTGTATTGGAATTAAAATAAAAAAAATATCCCTGAATGTACCACGCAAGCTTATTGAAAAGCTTTGGATATGGTACATTCAGGGATGTTATAAAAGATGTATAAAATTCTTCTCAACCGGAATTATTCCGTTTCAATATCCTGTTAGAAAAATGAATTTAATACTCAATTTTTGCAGTTATTCCTTCATTCCAGTATTTTAATTCCGGCATATAATAAAGATAGACATTGCTTGCCTTTGCCGTGTATTCTCCTGCAAATTCCACTTTCAGATCAAGATTGATGACTTTTGTTTCTTCCGTATCAAAATGTTCCCAATACAGCACCAGATAGTTATCAAAAATTTCATAATAAGAAACCTGCTTTTTATCTATAAGATCTTTCAGTAAAGCATTCTGAAGGGTCAATCCGGCAGGAATTCCAATTTTAGCAACGACCATTGGTAACGGTCCGTTGATTTTATTTTTTACGGTAACTGTCATTCTATTGGTCTCTCCTACTTTTGCAGTTGCTGATTTCAACTTTGTTTCCAGTGTCACAGGGATGTCTTTACTTTCCGGAGCCTGCAGGGTGTAATAATGATATTCAAGCTTATAAGGCAGTCCTTTTTGGATGTTTTCTGCATATCCAATACTTATTTCATTCTGTCCGGCTCTGTAAGCTGAAGCAATACTTATTTTTGGAGCAACTTCCACTTGATTAATTTTAATTTTAGGTTTTTCAGCTCCATACAATTTCTCATTTTTAGCAAAAAAATCAGACAGGGCCTCTAAAGCCAGTGTTGTAGCCTGCGTTGATCCGAAACCGTAATATCCATTATAGTTAATCAATTGATCAGCTGCTTCTGCAATTTTTAACTGGTTTTGTTTTTCATCTTTCTGAAGAGCCATCACGTATAGCGACAACGTTTCTGCACTGGCTGAAATTCCTTTAGAACCTGTAAAAGTAATTTCTGTTTGCTCATTTTTATCTTTATACTGTTTGTTCAGAAGCATCATCAGATCCTGATATTCTTTATTTTTTCCAAGATAGGCAGAAGCATTGGCCATGAGTGCCATCTGATAAGAATCCTTTGTGACCAATGCTTTGTTCAATGCAACCTGATAAGGTTCTTCCAATTGATCTTTTAAACCAATTTTAGACAGCGCATAGATCACATACATATTCCTTGACCATGCGTGTTCAGAGAAAGGACTTTTCATCTCATAATTTTTTCTTACCTCGAAAATCCCGTTCTGGTTTTTCTTAGATAAGATAAAAGAAGTCAGATTCTGAATTATTTTAGGGTCTATATTGACGTACTTTTTCAAATCCCTGAATTCCAGCAATGCAAAAGCAGACACAGCTGCATCAGATTCCGAGGTGTTGAAATACCCGAAACCTCCGTCTCTATTCTTATAATTCAGCATTTTTTGGTAGCCTTTTTTCATATTTCTTATCACAAAGCTTTCTGTTTCCGGCGTAATTTTTTTAATGGATTTTAAATAATCAAGAATAAAAGCATTAGGATACACGGTAGATGAAAGCTGCTCAAAACATCCGTGAGGTTCACGCTTCAGTCTTTCCATATCTTCAAACATCTGCAATGCTACATTTTCATACACATAATAGGAAGAGGAAAAACTGCCATTAATATATTCAGGAATAAGTGTTTTTATATTTTCCGAAGTATTGTTAATCACAGAATAATGATGAGGAAATCCTTTTTCTTCAACATTAAACGGAAGAATCATTGTTTCTCTGAAATCTCCTGAACGTATGGAAAACTGAATATTTGAATTTATAATATCATCCGTTTGCATTGTAACAAACAGTCTCCCTGATTCGAGTGGTTTCAATGTGATGATGCTGTCAAATTTCATTAATTTAACTCTATTGGGAACAATCACATCCATTATCATTTTTCTGGTTTCAGCTGAATTGTTTTTAATTACCACAGGAATGGTCATCTGGTCTGTTCTTGTAAGGTACTGTGGTATTTTGGCATCAATGGAGATAAGACTCTGAGCGGCATATGTGGTTTCATTTCTACCAATCAGACCGGTTCCGGAAATACCTTCGGTCATAATTCTGAAAGCGGTATTGGCATCAGAATTATAAAATTCCACTTGTGCTTTTCCTTTTTTATCAGTCTCTACCACAGGATTCCAATAAATAGTTTCCCGGTAGTCAAACCGGTAAGATGTATTGGTACTCTGATAGACAGGGTAATAAAAATCTCTGCTGTAAGAATAGGATATCAGACTATCACGGGGAATGGTCATCACAGCGTAATATGATTTTGGTGTTACATCCATTTTCAACTGTGAACGTAAATTTTTCAGAGAATTAATAATGATCACCCCATTTGCACCTCTGCTTCCGTAAATGGATGTTGCAGCGGCATCTTTCAGAACTGTTATACTATTGATATCATTAGGATTAATCACTGTTTTAAAATTTTCTACCGGTACTCCGTCAACCACGTACAAAGGGGTTATGTTGGAAACTGAAGCAGTTCCTCTTATCAACACGCTACTTCCGGGCTGTCCACTTGCCGGATTGATGGCTACTCCAGCAACTTTTCCGCTTAAAACAGAAGACAGATCCGGGTTTTGAAGCTCTTCATTTTTTGAAACGGCTGTGGATGCTGTGAGATCTTTTTTCTTAATTGCATTATATCCTAATATGACAACTTCTTCAATTCGGGATCCGCTTATTGTATCTTTCCTGCTTCCATATCCTCTGTCTTTATATAATTTTTTTGATCTGTTTTCAGAGGCAGACTTTGTTTTTTCTGTAGTTACAATCTTTTTCTCGGCTTCCTCTCTAAGTTTTATCTTTTCTGATTCTTTAACTGCTTCTTTTACAACCTCTTCTACATTTACATTATTCAATGATTTTTTAGCAAGCGGATTTACAGGAAGCCTGTAGGATAATATTCTGATTTTCACTTCCTGTTTTGGCTGAAAAGATTTGGCTACCAATTGATAAGTATCGTCTGTTTTCAGATCCGAAAAATAGAAGGTTCCTTCTTCGGAGGTAGTCTGTTTAAGAACATTTCTTCCTTTTATCAGATAAACCTCGGCTTTTACAGGTTTCCCGTTTTCATCCTCTACAATTCCGTAAATCGGATTCTTCTTTTCAGGAAAATACTTATACTTCTGGTTTTTAATAACATCAGGGATAAGTTCAAAATATCTATATCCATTGGTCAGCATGAGAAGATCAAGACTTTTCACTGCTTTTTCTTCTTTTTTGTCAAAATAAAACTGTGGTCTTTCTATTTTCCCCCTTAATTCAGAATCCATGAGAATCCATGATAAGATATGATTTTGCTTATCATCTGCATAAGTCCAAAGTTTATCATCAACAACACTCATGGCTAAATTTGCAGGAACGGGCTGACCGTTTTCATCCGTGGTTTCAATATCCAGTATTACCTTTTCTCTTGGAAGATATTGTTGTTTTACCGGTTTTATTTTTACGTTCATCTGCCTGTTTTCATTAGCAAAGACAATACGTTCTGCAAGGGGAATTCCACCTTCAAAAACAGTAAATCTACAGATACCGGACGGAAGCTCTTTTTCCGAAATTTCGAATTGATTCAATCCTTTTTGTAGTGAAATTGAATGGTTATATATTTCTTTTTCGCGGAAGCTTCCTTTTAGAACTATATTTCTTTGATCCGTAGAAATAATCTTGCCATAAACCTTTCGATTTTCTTTATAGAGATTCAAAATTACTCCTTCGTCTTTGGCAATCGGGAGCTGGTACTTTTGATTAATATTTTCAGGCTTTACAACTTTTGCATAATATGTTTCCCCTTTCTTAGGCGTAAAAAGGAAACTTCCCATTCCGAAGTTATAGGCTGTGGATTCTAATATTTTTTTATTATCCTGATTAAAAATTTCCAAAACGGCATCAACAGACTTCTCCAATTCATCTAAAACTTTAAACGCCATATTCTGTTCAATGCCATTTATAAAAGTCCCGCCTTCCGGCATCAACTTCAGATCAAGATAGTTCAGAACAATCGGAATATTTCTGGAAATAGATTCTGTAAAACCGTCAAAATTAATTTTAATATTCAGCAGGGCATCTGAAGACTTTAAAACTTTAGGAAGATTAAACTTCAGTTGCTTCTTACCTTCTTTATCCGTTATAAACTTTCCTTCTGAAATAGTTTCTCCGTTGTGCATTACCATATAATCTCCTTCATAGAAAGGAATCGGCTGATTGCTCAGACTTCTCATCGAAAAATCAGCAATAACTTCATCTCCTGCTCCATAGCCTTTTTTAGGGAAATCAAGCTTCATTAAAATTCTGGGTGAAACTATTTTCTGCAAAGTAATCTCTTTCTCAAAAACATTTTTACCTTCTTCATTCTGCATCCAGTTGGTAAAAGCTCTGATCTTATAAACTCCTCCTTTCATATCATCACTGAAAGAAAAATAGCCTTCTACATACCCGTTTTGAATTTCATATTTGGCTTTTTTAATAACGCTTCCACTTGGATCAATCAATTCAAAATTCACAACTTTGCTTTGGTCAGCGGGAAGATTATTTTCAGCTTTTACAACGTAAATTTTAAAATACATTTCTTCGCCGGGTTTATAAAAAACATGGCTGGTCTGTATATACGTTTTTTCTTTTTCGAAATCTTTAAACTGGTTCTGAGCTTTCAAATCAACATTTGAAAACAGTAAAATCAGCAGTATAATATAGTTTGTAGTTTTAAAATCCATACATTAAAATTGAAATGAAACCATGCACCCAAAAGTCTTGTAAGAAGGTAGATTGAAAAAATCAAGTCCTCTTCCATTATCCGTATCATAAAAATTCTGATTGGGATCAGCTCCCTGATTGGCCTGCCAAAGGAGAATATTATTGACATAGAAAGTAACCCCTAACGCTCTTTTAAATCTTCCTAAATCGAATTTCCCTGTCAATGAAATATTATTAATTCTGATATAGTCTGCTTTCTGTACATACTCTTCTGCCACTCCCAGATAGCCATATCTTGTCCATCTGTTTTGCAAAACACTCTGATTTGGATTGTAAAAATCAACGGGAATCTGATTGGTATTTCCATTTGAATCGACTCCTGCAAAAACATAATTTTTATTATTTCTTTCTTCTGCAGAATTCTGTGAACGTCCATAATAATCAAGAACTGCTTTAGTTCCATTCCAGGTCTGGCCTCCTTTTTTCCATTCCCAATTGATATCTAAAGAGAACATTTTATAATTTACCGTATGATTGAATTTTACAATAAAGTCAGGAGTAGGATCGGCAATAATTTTTAATCCGTCTGCTTTTTTAGGATAACCGAATTCGTCAATGATCAATTCTCCTGAAGCATTTCTTTCAAAATAGCTCCCCATCACAGCTCCAAAAACATGACCTTCAGATAGTGTTTTATACACATCTTTGAATCCTGCGACTGCAAGATTGTTATAACCAGCATTCACTCGGTCTACCATATCTTTATATTTAAAAAAAGACACTTTATGGCTGGTCTTGAAATCTGTTCCCAAGTAAATATTTTCATATCCAAAATTTGCTTCATAACCGCTGTAGGTATGATCAGCCAGGTTTTTCAGCTGCAACTTGTTGTTTTCAAAAACCGGAAAAATATCATCTGTCACCTTCCTGTTAAAATATTCAGCCTCAAAACTCAGCTTGTATCCGCCTGTAAACCTGAAGCCAATCTTCCTTTCTTTGTTATTGATATTTAAAAGATTCCGGACTGTTTCAACTTCCATTAATGGAAAGTACTGGTTGACATTCTGAGCATTCAATAAGGTCATAGCATAAGAAGCATAGGATTTTGTGATCTCCGGTTCCGAGCTCAACTGTGTGTAAGCCCCCAGAAATTTCAAATCGGTATTATGCCAGTTAAAAATATCTTCAAATGTAAAATAAGCAGTGAACTTTGGAAGCCAATACTTATTTTGGTTAGAAGTGTTTGAAATATAGAATGAATTTCCCACGTTCAATCCAAACTTTAAATCACTATAAGAATCATAATCATATTTATAGTTGAAAATATAGTCCTGAGATGTTCTTTTGTACCAATACGTTGTCTTAGTCAGACTATTATAGATATTGGATTTTCTGTCATTTAAAATAAACCCCAAACTCAATAAACTTCGGCCACGGTTGTGTCCAAAGGAATAAGACCCAAATGCATTGGAACTGTATAGCC includes:
- a CDS encoding TonB-dependent receptor plug domain-containing protein, with the protein product MDFKTTNYIILLILLFSNVDLKAQNQFKDFEKEKTYIQTSHVFYKPGEEMYFKIYVVKAENNLPADQSKVVNFELIDPSGSVIKKAKYEIQNGYVEGYFSFSDDMKGGVYKIRAFTNWMQNEEGKNVFEKEITLQKIVSPRILMKLDFPKKGYGAGDEVIADFSMRSLSNQPIPFYEGDYMVMHNGETISEGKFITDKEGKKQLKFNLPKVLKSSDALLNIKINFDGFTESISRNIPIVLNYLDLKLMPEGGTFINGIEQNMAFKVLDELEKSVDAVLEIFNQDNKKILESTAYNFGMGSFLFTPKKGETYYAKVVKPENINQKYQLPIAKDEGVILNLYKENRKVYGKIISTDQRNIVLKGSFREKEIYNHSISLQKGLNQFEISEKELPSGICRFTVFEGGIPLAERIVFANENRQMNVKIKPVKQQYLPREKVILDIETTDENGQPVPANLAMSVVDDKLWTYADDKQNHILSWILMDSELRGKIERPQFYFDKKEEKAVKSLDLLMLTNGYRYFELIPDVIKNQKYKYFPEKKNPIYGIVEDENGKPVKAEVYLIKGRNVLKQTTSEEGTFYFSDLKTDDTYQLVAKSFQPKQEVKIRILSYRLPVNPLAKKSLNNVNVEEVVKEAVKESEKIKLREEAEKKIVTTEKTKSASENRSKKLYKDRGYGSRKDTISGSRIEEVVILGYNAIKKKDLTASTAVSKNEELQNPDLSSVLSGKVAGVAINPASGQPGSSVLIRGTASVSNITPLYVVDGVPVENFKTVINPNDINSITVLKDAAATSIYGSRGANGVIIINSLKNLRSQLKMDVTPKSYYAVMTIPRDSLISYSYSRDFYYPVYQSTNTSYRFDYRETIYWNPVVETDKKGKAQVEFYNSDANTAFRIMTEGISGTGLIGRNETTYAAQSLISIDAKIPQYLTRTDQMTIPVVIKNNSAETRKMIMDVIVPNRVKLMKFDSIITLKPLESGRLFVTMQTDDIINSNIQFSIRSGDFRETMILPFNVEEKGFPHHYSVINNTSENIKTLIPEYINGSFSSSYYVYENVALQMFEDMERLKREPHGCFEQLSSTVYPNAFILDYLKSIKKITPETESFVIRNMKKGYQKMLNYKNRDGGFGYFNTSESDAAVSAFALLEFRDLKKYVNIDPKIIQNLTSFILSKKNQNGIFEVRKNYEMKSPFSEHAWSRNMYVIYALSKIGLKDQLEEPYQVALNKALVTKDSYQMALMANASAYLGKNKEYQDLMMLLNKQYKDKNEQTEITFTGSKGISASAETLSLYVMALQKDEKQNQLKIAEAADQLINYNGYYGFGSTQATTLALEALSDFFAKNEKLYGAEKPKIKINQVEVAPKISIASAYRAGQNEISIGYAENIQKGLPYKLEYHYYTLQAPESKDIPVTLETKLKSATAKVGETNRMTVTVKNKINGPLPMVVAKIGIPAGLTLQNALLKDLIDKKQVSYYEIFDNYLVLYWEHFDTEETKVINLDLKVEFAGEYTAKASNVYLYYMPELKYWNEGITAKIEY